The following are encoded in a window of Flavobacterium sp. WC2421 genomic DNA:
- the uvrC gene encoding excinuclease ABC subunit UvrC: MQNPTLDLQIQTLPDSPGVYQYYDKEGKILYVGKAKNLKKRVSSYFNKVHDTAKTNVLVKKIVTIKHIVVPTETDALLLENNLIKTLQPRYNVLLRDDKSYPWLCIKKEPFSRIFATRRMVKDGSEYFGPYTSFKTVNTILELIKELYPLRTCNFDLSKSNIESGKFKVCLEYHIGNCKGPCEGHESLEVYQKQVDAIREILKGNFKESMKDFKKVMTDLAQNMHFEEAQKIKEKIEVLENYQSRSTIVNPKITNIDVFSIVSDEAAAYVNFLQISHGSIIRSHTMEIKKKLEETDEELLELAIIELRERFQLLSKEVLVPFAVDLGENIKVTVPQLGDKKQILDLSIRNAKFYRIEQLKQLQIVDPDRHANRIMAQMKKDLRLPVEPRHIECFDNSNIQGTNPVAACVVFKDGKPSKKDYRHFNIKTVEGPDDFASMTEVVYRRYKRLLEEEEPLPQLIIIDGGKGQLSAALKSIDDLGLRGKIAIIGIAKRLEELFYPGDSVPLYLDKKSETLKVIQQLRNEAHRFGITHHRDKRSKAALNSSIESIPGIGEKTMLALIQQFKSVKRLKIATEKEISDVIGVSKAKKIVDFYKSVTK; the protein is encoded by the coding sequence ATGCAAAACCCAACGCTAGATCTTCAAATACAAACATTACCTGATAGCCCTGGAGTTTATCAATATTATGATAAAGAGGGAAAAATATTGTATGTAGGAAAAGCTAAGAATTTAAAGAAAAGAGTTTCTTCCTATTTTAATAAAGTTCATGATACTGCAAAAACGAATGTACTTGTCAAGAAAATTGTAACGATAAAGCACATTGTAGTTCCTACGGAAACCGATGCGCTTTTATTAGAAAACAACTTGATAAAAACATTACAACCCAGATATAATGTGTTGTTACGGGATGATAAAAGTTATCCTTGGTTGTGTATTAAGAAAGAACCTTTTTCGCGGATATTTGCTACTAGAAGAATGGTTAAAGACGGTTCAGAATATTTTGGTCCCTACACTAGTTTCAAGACTGTCAATACTATTTTAGAATTGATAAAGGAGTTGTATCCCTTACGTACTTGCAATTTTGATTTAAGTAAGTCCAATATAGAAAGTGGTAAATTCAAAGTTTGTCTGGAATATCATATTGGAAACTGTAAAGGACCTTGCGAGGGGCATGAATCTCTCGAAGTCTATCAAAAACAAGTGGATGCTATTCGTGAAATTCTAAAAGGGAATTTTAAGGAAAGCATGAAAGACTTTAAAAAAGTAATGACGGACTTGGCACAGAACATGCATTTTGAAGAAGCGCAGAAAATAAAAGAAAAAATAGAAGTACTCGAGAATTATCAATCGCGCTCTACTATTGTGAATCCAAAAATCACGAATATTGATGTATTCTCCATTGTTTCGGATGAAGCAGCAGCCTATGTCAATTTTTTACAAATTTCACATGGCTCGATTATTCGTTCGCATACGATGGAAATCAAGAAAAAATTAGAAGAAACGGATGAAGAATTGTTGGAGCTGGCAATTATAGAATTGAGAGAGCGATTTCAATTGTTATCCAAAGAAGTATTAGTGCCATTTGCAGTTGATTTGGGAGAAAATATAAAAGTTACTGTGCCACAGCTTGGAGATAAAAAGCAAATTCTAGACCTTTCTATTCGCAACGCTAAATTTTACAGAATAGAACAATTAAAACAATTGCAAATTGTAGATCCAGACCGTCATGCCAATAGAATCATGGCACAAATGAAAAAAGATTTGCGATTGCCTGTGGAGCCAAGACATATTGAATGCTTTGATAACTCAAATATTCAGGGAACAAATCCTGTTGCAGCTTGCGTGGTTTTTAAAGACGGGAAACCAAGTAAGAAAGATTACCGCCATTTTAATATAAAAACAGTTGAAGGTCCAGATGATTTTGCATCGATGACTGAAGTGGTGTATAGACGGTACAAACGATTACTAGAAGAGGAAGAGCCGCTGCCGCAATTGATTATTATTGATGGAGGGAAAGGGCAGCTTTCTGCAGCGCTTAAGAGCATTGATGATTTGGGATTGCGCGGGAAGATTGCGATAATAGGAATTGCAAAACGTCTTGAAGAATTGTTTTACCCAGGAGATTCAGTGCCTTTATATTTAGATAAAAAATCTGAAACTTTAAAAGTAATACAACAATTAAGAAATGAAGCGCATCGATTTGGGATTACGCATCATAGAGACAAAAGAAGTAAAGCAGCATTAAATTCATCTATAGAATCAATTCCTGGAATTGGAGAAAAAACGATGTTAGCATTGATTCAACAGTTTAAAAGTGTAAAAAGATTAAAAATAGCAACAGAAAAAGAAATTTCTGACGTTATAGGAGTATCAAAAGCAAAAAAAATTGTCGACTTTTACAAATCTGTAACGAAATGA
- a CDS encoding TraR/DksA family transcriptional regulator: MVDAPTRYSDADLAEFKEIILNKINKAQADLDLIKSAYMNDLNNGTDDTSPTFKAFEEGSETMSKEANSQLAIRQEKFIRDLKNALFRVENKTYGLCKVTGKLISKERLKIVPHATMSIEAKNLQR, translated from the coding sequence ATGGTAGATGCACCAACAAGATACTCTGACGCTGATTTAGCAGAGTTCAAAGAAATAATTCTAAATAAAATTAACAAAGCGCAAGCTGATTTAGATTTGATAAAGAGCGCCTACATGAATGATTTAAATAACGGTACAGATGATACGTCTCCAACATTTAAAGCATTTGAAGAAGGAAGCGAAACCATGTCTAAAGAAGCCAACTCACAATTAGCGATTCGTCAAGAAAAGTTTATTCGTGATTTGAAAAATGCTTTATTCCGTGTAGAAAACAAAACCTATGGATTGTGTAAGGTAACAGGTAAACTAATTAGTAAAGAAAGACTAAAAATTGTTCCTCACGCAACGATGAGTATTGAAGCTAAAAATCTACAACGATAA
- the ileS gene encoding isoleucine--tRNA ligase, translated as MSTKFTEYKGLDLPTVASEVLDFWKKENIFEKSVTTREGSTPYVFFEGPPSANGLPGIHHVMARAIKDIFCRYKTQKGFQVKRKAGWDTHGLPVELGTEKELGITKEDIGKKISIEEYNEACKKTVMRYTDVWNDLTEKMGYWVDMEDPYVTYKPKYMETVWWILKQIYNKDLMYKGYTIQPYSPKAGTGLSSHEVNQPGSYRDVTDTTVVAQFKAINDTLPAAWQEIGEILILAWTTTPWTLPSNTALTVGPKIDYVVVKTFNQYTFLPTNVVLAKNLVGKQFGKGFFASEEVADFENFKAGDKKIPFQVIAEAKGADLVGIKYEQLMPLVLPYQNPENAFRVISGDFVTTEDGTGIVHTAPTFGADDAKVAKEASPEIPPMLVLDADGTPVPLVNLQGKFIEGLGDYSGKYVKNEYYNDGEAPERSIDVEIAIQLKEENKAFKVEKYVHSYPHCWRTDKPILYYPLDSWFIKITEVRDRMFELNETINWKPKATGEGRFGNWLKNANDWNLSRSRYWGIPLPIWRTEDKQEEILIGSVEELYNEIEKSIAAGFQKENPFKGFEIGNMDESNYDLIDLHKNVVDQITLLSPSGKPMTREADLIDVWFDSGSMPYAQWHYPFENKDKIDENKDFPADFIAEGVDQTRGWFYTLHAIATLVFDKVAYKNVVSNGLVLDKNGQKMSKRLGNAADPFETLSEYGPDATRWYMISNANPWDNLKFDLEGIAEVRRKFFGTLYNTYSFFSLYANIDGFKYEEAEIPVNERPEIDQWVISELNTLIKEVDGFYADYEPTKAARAISEFVQENLSNWYVRLCRRRFWKGEYAQDKIAAYQTLYTCLLTVSKLSAPIAPFFMDKLYRDLTLTTQSEKYDSVHLAQFPISVENYVNKMLESKMQKAQTISSLVLSLRKKEMIKVRQPLQKIMIPVLDEAQRLEIEAVSDLIKAEVNVKEILLLDDASGVLVKQIKPNFKTLGPRFGKDMGLISKQIQGFSADDINKLDSEGTIDVVIGEKSITLTLEDVEISSQDIEGWLVANSNGITVALDIVISPELKKEGIARELVNRIQNIRKDSGFEVTDKIKVHLQQNDVLKEAVGSNEEYIKSETLTEELVFDEEIENGIEIEFDEIKTKIKITK; from the coding sequence ATGAGCACAAAATTTACTGAATACAAAGGACTTGACTTGCCAACAGTAGCGTCAGAAGTACTTGATTTTTGGAAGAAAGAAAACATATTTGAGAAAAGTGTAACTACCCGTGAGGGAAGTACACCATACGTATTTTTTGAAGGGCCACCTTCTGCAAATGGATTACCTGGAATTCATCACGTAATGGCTCGTGCCATTAAAGATATTTTTTGTAGATATAAAACTCAAAAAGGGTTCCAAGTAAAGCGTAAAGCAGGTTGGGATACTCATGGATTGCCTGTAGAATTAGGAACTGAGAAAGAACTCGGAATTACAAAAGAAGATATAGGAAAGAAAATTTCTATCGAAGAATATAACGAGGCGTGTAAAAAAACCGTGATGCGTTATACAGACGTATGGAATGATTTGACCGAAAAAATGGGGTACTGGGTAGATATGGAAGATCCATATGTGACCTACAAACCCAAATATATGGAGACGGTTTGGTGGATTTTAAAACAAATCTATAATAAAGATTTGATGTACAAAGGGTACACAATCCAGCCGTATTCTCCAAAAGCAGGAACAGGATTGAGTTCTCACGAAGTGAACCAGCCAGGAAGTTATAGAGATGTAACGGATACGACTGTTGTAGCTCAATTCAAGGCAATTAATGATACCTTGCCAGCTGCTTGGCAAGAAATTGGCGAGATTCTTATCTTGGCTTGGACAACAACTCCTTGGACATTGCCTTCAAATACGGCGCTGACTGTAGGTCCTAAAATTGATTATGTTGTTGTGAAAACTTTCAATCAGTATACTTTTTTACCAACGAATGTAGTTTTAGCCAAAAACTTAGTTGGAAAACAATTTGGGAAAGGGTTTTTTGCTAGTGAAGAAGTAGCCGACTTTGAGAACTTCAAAGCAGGAGACAAGAAAATACCATTCCAAGTGATCGCTGAAGCAAAAGGAGCAGACTTAGTTGGAATCAAATACGAACAATTAATGCCATTAGTGCTTCCGTATCAAAATCCTGAAAATGCATTTAGAGTTATTTCAGGAGATTTTGTAACGACAGAAGATGGAACAGGAATTGTACATACAGCGCCCACTTTTGGTGCTGATGATGCAAAAGTTGCTAAAGAAGCCAGTCCAGAAATTCCGCCAATGTTAGTTTTAGATGCGGATGGAACACCAGTACCATTGGTAAACTTACAAGGAAAATTCATCGAGGGATTAGGTGATTATTCAGGTAAGTATGTTAAAAACGAATATTATAATGATGGTGAAGCTCCAGAACGTTCTATAGACGTGGAGATTGCCATTCAGTTAAAAGAAGAAAATAAAGCCTTCAAAGTAGAGAAATATGTGCACAGTTACCCACATTGTTGGAGAACAGATAAGCCTATTTTGTACTATCCACTAGATTCTTGGTTTATAAAAATCACCGAAGTTAGAGATAGAATGTTTGAATTGAACGAAACCATCAACTGGAAGCCAAAAGCAACAGGAGAAGGTCGTTTTGGGAATTGGTTAAAGAATGCCAATGACTGGAACTTATCGCGTTCAAGATATTGGGGGATTCCATTGCCTATCTGGAGAACGGAGGACAAACAAGAAGAAATTTTAATTGGTTCTGTTGAAGAATTATACAACGAAATAGAAAAATCAATAGCTGCTGGTTTCCAAAAAGAAAATCCTTTCAAAGGGTTTGAAATTGGGAATATGGACGAAAGTAACTATGATTTAATTGACTTGCATAAAAATGTAGTTGATCAAATTACTTTGCTTTCTCCTTCTGGAAAACCAATGACGCGTGAAGCTGATTTGATAGATGTATGGTTTGACTCTGGTTCCATGCCGTATGCACAATGGCATTACCCTTTTGAAAACAAAGACAAAATTGATGAGAATAAAGATTTCCCTGCAGACTTTATTGCCGAAGGAGTCGATCAAACGCGTGGATGGTTTTATACTTTGCATGCTATTGCCACTTTGGTTTTTGATAAAGTAGCCTATAAAAACGTGGTTTCGAATGGTTTAGTATTAGACAAAAACGGACAAAAAATGTCTAAACGTCTAGGGAATGCTGCGGACCCATTTGAAACTTTATCAGAATATGGACCTGATGCTACTCGTTGGTATATGATCTCTAATGCAAACCCTTGGGATAACTTGAAGTTTGACTTAGAAGGAATTGCTGAGGTGCGCCGTAAGTTCTTTGGGACTTTATACAATACGTATTCTTTCTTTAGTTTGTATGCTAATATAGATGGGTTTAAATACGAGGAAGCCGAAATTCCAGTAAATGAAAGACCAGAAATTGATCAATGGGTTATTTCTGAGTTGAACACGTTGATAAAAGAAGTAGATGGTTTTTATGCTGATTATGAACCTACAAAAGCAGCACGCGCTATATCAGAATTTGTTCAAGAAAATTTGAGTAACTGGTATGTTCGTTTATGTAGAAGACGTTTCTGGAAAGGAGAATATGCTCAAGACAAAATTGCGGCTTATCAAACGCTGTATACATGTTTATTGACGGTAAGTAAGCTTAGTGCTCCTATTGCTCCTTTCTTTATGGATAAGCTTTACAGAGACTTAACTTTAACAACACAATCAGAAAAGTATGACAGTGTACATTTGGCCCAGTTTCCAATTTCGGTTGAAAACTATGTTAATAAAATGTTAGAGAGTAAAATGCAGAAAGCACAGACCATTTCATCACTAGTTTTATCACTCCGTAAAAAGGAAATGATTAAGGTGCGTCAACCCTTGCAAAAGATAATGATTCCAGTACTTGACGAAGCACAAAGGCTTGAAATCGAGGCGGTTTCTGACCTTATAAAAGCGGAGGTAAATGTTAAAGAAATACTACTTTTGGATGATGCTTCGGGTGTCTTAGTAAAGCAAATTAAACCTAATTTTAAAACTTTAGGACCAAGATTTGGTAAAGATATGGGGTTGATTTCTAAGCAGATACAAGGGTTTTCGGCAGATGATATTAACAAGCTAGACAGTGAAGGTACCATAGATGTTGTTATTGGTGAAAAAAGCATAACTTTAACATTAGAAGATGTTGAGATTTCATCTCAAGATATTGAAGGTTGGTTGGTTGCTAATTCAAATGGAATCACGGTTGCGCTTGATATTGTTATCTCACCGGAATTGAAGAAAGAAGGAATAGCAAGAGAGTTAGTGAACAGAATTCAGAACATTAGAAAAGATTCTGGATTTGAAGTGACAGATAAAATAAAAGTACACTTACAGCAAAATGATGTTTTAAAAGAAGCTGTAGGCTCTAATGAAGAATATATAAAATCAGAAACCTTAACAGAAGAATTGGTTTTTGATGAAGAGATTGAAAATGGCATAGAAATTGAATTTGACGAGATAAAAACAAAAATAAAAATTACTAAATAA
- a CDS encoding lipoprotein signal peptidase, whose translation MSLRKAYLLIFIVLIVDQVSKIFVKTNFVLGEEVEVFNWFKILFIENEGMAWGTKIPGAYGKLFLTLFRLVAVGGIGYWLWDSVERKHSSNYLIIAIALILAGAFGNIIDSVFYGVIFDDSNAQLATLFSEKPYGTWFHGQVVDMFYFPFWHGSLPSWIPVWGGRDFTFFNAIFNVADMAISTGVGILIFFNKKAFHHKLD comes from the coding sequence ATGTCATTACGAAAAGCGTATCTACTTATCTTCATTGTATTAATCGTTGATCAAGTTTCGAAAATATTTGTAAAAACTAATTTTGTATTAGGGGAAGAAGTAGAAGTTTTTAATTGGTTTAAAATTCTTTTTATTGAAAATGAAGGAATGGCTTGGGGGACAAAAATACCCGGAGCATATGGTAAGTTATTCCTTACCCTTTTTAGATTAGTCGCTGTGGGCGGGATTGGATATTGGTTGTGGGACTCTGTAGAGCGAAAACACAGTTCTAATTACTTAATTATAGCCATTGCCTTAATTTTGGCAGGTGCTTTTGGTAATATTATTGATTCTGTTTTTTACGGTGTTATTTTTGACGATAGTAACGCACAATTAGCTACACTATTTTCTGAAAAGCCCTATGGAACATGGTTTCACGGTCAAGTAGTGGATATGTTTTACTTCCCATTTTGGCATGGAAGTTTACCAAGCTGGATTCCTGTTTGGGGCGGAAGAGATTTTACTTTCTTTAATGCTATTTTTAATGTTGCTGATATGGCAATATCAACTGGAGTAGGGATATTGATTTTTTTCAATAAAAAAGCGTTTCACCATAAATTAGATTAA
- the recO gene encoding DNA repair protein RecO, which produces MLVKTKAIVISSIKFQEKSLIVKCFTQSHGLKSYFVRDAFSGRKSNQKIAYFQPLSILEIEAVHKNKGTLENFKEIKLSTPFTSIHTDIYKSTIVIFISEILYHSIHEEEKNESLFSFLEAALLWLDHHDEIANFHLILMLEATKYLGFYPDISDIDMPFFDVNEGVFSPFHAVSSLTEHETNLFKKLIDLRLDNDQKVFHVIERQIVLKILIEYYSYHLDGFKRPKSLEVLKEVFRL; this is translated from the coding sequence ATGCTCGTAAAAACCAAAGCCATTGTCATTTCATCAATAAAATTTCAAGAAAAAAGCTTGATAGTGAAATGCTTTACACAATCGCATGGTTTGAAATCCTATTTTGTTCGGGATGCTTTTTCGGGTAGAAAATCAAATCAGAAAATTGCTTATTTTCAACCGCTTTCTATTCTAGAAATTGAAGCAGTACATAAGAACAAAGGCACTTTGGAAAACTTCAAAGAAATTAAGTTAAGCACGCCATTTACAAGCATTCATACAGATATTTATAAAAGTACCATCGTTATTTTTATTTCCGAAATATTGTACCATTCCATTCATGAAGAGGAAAAAAACGAATCGCTTTTCAGCTTTCTGGAAGCGGCTTTGCTTTGGCTGGATCATCATGATGAAATAGCTAATTTTCATTTAATTCTAATGCTAGAAGCTACAAAATACCTTGGTTTTTATCCTGATATATCCGATATAGATATGCCTTTTTTTGATGTAAACGAAGGTGTTTTTTCTCCTTTTCATGCGGTCAGTTCATTGACAGAGCATGAAACCAATTTGTTTAAAAAACTAATTGATTTGCGATTAGATAACGATCAAAAAGTCTTCCATGTAATCGAACGCCAAATTGTGCTGAAAATACTTATTGAATACTACAGTTACCATCTTGACGGTTTTAAAAGGCCAAAATCTTTGGAGGTTTTAAAGGAAGTTTTTAGACTTTAA
- a CDS encoding 5-formyltetrahydrofolate cyclo-ligase: MESNKKELRTKYKKLRQNLSEIEIEEMSLAIANRLLALPIWEKTYFHIFLSIVEHKEVDTELILHLLSGKDKEIIISKSDFTTREMTHFLLTDNTKIKKNEYNIPEPIDGIEVPSKKIDVVFIPLLAYDIKGNRVGYGKGFYDKFLSDCKLDVIKIGLSFFEPEELITDIFEGDVKLDYCVTPNSFHTF; this comes from the coding sequence ATGGAAAGTAATAAAAAAGAATTACGAACTAAGTATAAAAAGTTAAGACAAAATCTTAGTGAGATAGAAATTGAGGAGATGAGTTTGGCTATTGCCAATAGACTATTAGCACTCCCCATTTGGGAGAAAACGTATTTCCATATTTTTCTTTCTATTGTAGAACACAAAGAGGTCGATACTGAATTGATCTTACATCTTCTTTCAGGGAAAGATAAAGAAATTATTATTTCAAAATCTGATTTTACGACAAGAGAAATGACCCACTTTTTACTTACTGATAACACAAAAATAAAGAAAAACGAATACAATATTCCAGAACCAATTGATGGTATTGAAGTACCTTCAAAAAAAATTGACGTTGTTTTCATTCCTCTTTTGGCTTATGACATTAAAGGAAATAGAGTGGGATATGGTAAAGGTTTTTATGACAAGTTTCTTTCGGACTGCAAACTAGATGTAATCAAAATTGGACTCTCATTCTTTGAACCCGAAGAATTAATTACTGATATCTTTGAGGGTGATGTGAAATTAGATTATTGCGTGACACCAAATTCTTTTCACACTTTTTAA
- a CDS encoding succinylglutamate desuccinylase/aspartoacylase family protein: MRSTKTITILGESILPGESKTIDMEIAKLHNTAKLKIPIIVSRSKIDGPIVLFSAGIHGDEINGVEIVRQIITKKINKPKTGTVICIPIINMFGFVNMSRQFPDGRDLNRVFPGSKKGSLASRFAYHILTEIMPLVDYAVDFHAGGASRFNAPQIRLAPNNTELKILADVFNAPFTLYSKNIAGSFRNSSSKLNVKMLLFEGGKSLDINESIADAGIDGVKRILSHLNMLDPKHSIEKQEKNTIYIEKSAWIRAKCSGLLHDSGYIGSFVKKGTVLATITDPFGKFERKVKAPNDGYIINANHSPIVYQGDAIYHISKTIGDGK, encoded by the coding sequence ATGAGAAGCACAAAAACAATAACAATTTTAGGAGAATCTATTTTACCAGGCGAAAGCAAAACCATTGACATGGAAATCGCAAAACTGCATAATACGGCAAAACTTAAAATTCCAATTATTGTTTCGCGATCAAAAATTGACGGTCCTATTGTCCTTTTTTCAGCTGGGATACATGGCGATGAAATCAATGGAGTAGAAATTGTTCGCCAAATAATTACAAAAAAAATCAATAAGCCTAAAACAGGAACTGTTATCTGTATTCCTATAATCAACATGTTTGGATTTGTAAACATGTCCCGTCAATTTCCTGATGGTAGAGACTTAAATCGAGTTTTCCCTGGAAGTAAAAAAGGATCTTTAGCGAGTCGATTTGCCTATCATATTCTAACAGAAATAATGCCATTAGTTGATTATGCTGTAGATTTTCACGCTGGAGGCGCAAGCCGATTTAACGCCCCACAAATACGACTTGCACCAAATAATACAGAATTAAAAATATTGGCCGATGTTTTTAATGCACCATTTACCTTATACTCAAAAAATATTGCTGGTTCCTTTAGAAATTCAAGTTCGAAGCTAAACGTAAAAATGCTGCTTTTTGAAGGTGGAAAATCACTGGACATTAATGAATCAATCGCTGATGCTGGAATTGATGGAGTAAAACGAATTTTGTCACATTTAAACATGCTGGACCCCAAACATAGTATTGAAAAACAAGAGAAGAATACCATTTATATTGAAAAATCGGCTTGGATAAGAGCCAAGTGTTCTGGTTTATTACATGATAGTGGTTATATTGGTTCATTTGTAAAAAAAGGAACTGTCTTAGCAACAATTACTGATCCATTTGGGAAATTTGAACGCAAAGTAAAAGCACCCAATGACGGTTACATAATAAATGCCAATCATTCACCTATTGTATATCAAGGGGATGCAATTTATCATATTTCTAAAACTATTGGTGATGGAAAGTAA
- a CDS encoding T9SS type A sorting domain-containing protein has protein sequence MKKNVLLLLLLLLMQMTFAQNNLSWQGYFSYNEIKDVSASSNTIFAASENALFSRNTSTNLIKTTNTVDGLSGQTISALYYSSQFNKSIVGYENGLLIVINEADGSMLNVVDIINKQLPASTKRVNHFMEYEGVVYVSCDFGIVQFNLETMLFGDTYFIGDNGAEIIVSQTAIYNGFIYASTNSGIRRALIANKNLNDYAQWQQVAGGNWTSIETFDTELIAINSSGDIHKYNSSTNSFVSFIALSQPVLDMRANDSYLIVTTSNSIFIYNKQLVLVRQINSNQIPGTSPIFSCATSIEDVIYIGTKQNGLYTTVITATDFENITPMGPLRNSIFSLQATPNLFWAVYGDYTVDYNPYPLDNYGVSKFSSSGWLNIPYDAVLGAKSISRVTINPSNENDVFASSFFSGLLKIENDVPTFLYNQTNSGLETLTFAGANYFDVRINGAAFDKSGNLWVTNSRVKNGLKVLGTNGQWQSFSMDNILDASQDNSFGRMVIDRNGTKWMTTNRDGVIAFNESNNTFKKITFGPDTGNLPISDVRAVAVDNRNQLWIGTTKGLRVLSNVGNFQTDNQLTTNSIIILDNNLAQELLYEQFITDIVVDGANNKWIGTADSGVFMVSPNGQETKYHFTINNSPLPSNVINDIDINSATGEVFIATAKGLVSFKGVSTAANEDLTQAYVYPNPVRPEYQGTVKIAGLLNKANIKITDIEGNLVYETTSEGGTIEWDTTAFGKYKVASGVYMIFISAQDGVETKVKKVMIIR, from the coding sequence ATGAAAAAAAACGTTTTACTATTGCTGTTACTCTTGCTAATGCAAATGACATTTGCTCAAAACAATTTGTCATGGCAGGGCTATTTTTCATACAATGAAATTAAAGATGTATCGGCTTCTTCAAATACTATTTTTGCCGCTTCTGAAAATGCACTTTTTTCCAGAAATACTAGCACGAACTTAATTAAAACTACAAACACTGTCGACGGACTCTCGGGTCAAACCATAAGCGCACTGTATTATAGTTCACAATTCAATAAATCAATTGTAGGTTATGAAAACGGTTTACTCATTGTAATTAACGAAGCCGATGGGAGCATGTTAAATGTGGTTGATATTATTAACAAGCAACTTCCTGCCAGCACGAAAAGAGTCAATCATTTTATGGAGTATGAAGGGGTTGTTTATGTTTCTTGTGATTTTGGAATCGTACAATTTAATTTAGAAACGATGCTTTTTGGAGATACTTATTTTATTGGAGATAATGGTGCCGAAATAATTGTTTCACAAACTGCAATTTACAATGGGTTTATCTATGCGTCTACAAATAGTGGGATTCGAAGAGCCTTAATTGCTAATAAGAATTTGAATGATTATGCACAATGGCAACAAGTAGCTGGGGGGAATTGGACAAGTATTGAAACTTTTGACACGGAGTTAATCGCTATAAATTCTTCAGGGGATATTCATAAATACAATTCAAGTACCAATTCTTTTGTAAGTTTTATTGCTCTTTCTCAACCTGTTTTAGATATGAGGGCAAATGATTCTTATCTAATTGTAACCACAAGCAATAGCATATTTATTTATAATAAACAGTTAGTACTAGTACGTCAAATCAATAGCAATCAAATTCCGGGTACTAGCCCTATTTTTAGTTGCGCTACCAGTATCGAGGATGTAATTTATATTGGAACAAAACAAAATGGATTGTATACAACAGTAATTACAGCTACTGATTTTGAGAATATAACACCAATGGGGCCACTACGGAATAGTATTTTTTCACTTCAAGCAACTCCAAATCTTTTTTGGGCTGTATATGGGGATTATACGGTAGATTATAATCCGTATCCATTAGACAATTATGGAGTGAGTAAATTTTCGTCCTCGGGTTGGTTAAATATTCCGTATGATGCCGTATTGGGAGCAAAATCAATAAGCAGGGTGACTATTAATCCAAGTAATGAAAATGATGTGTTCGCTAGTTCTTTCTTTTCGGGATTGTTGAAAATTGAAAATGATGTGCCTACTTTTTTATATAACCAAACGAATAGTGGTTTAGAAACATTAACCTTTGCTGGAGCTAATTATTTTGATGTTAGAATTAATGGAGCAGCTTTTGATAAATCAGGTAATCTATGGGTTACTAACAGTAGGGTTAAAAACGGTTTAAAAGTTTTAGGAACCAATGGGCAATGGCAAAGCTTTTCAATGGATAATATTTTAGATGCTAGTCAAGACAATAGTTTTGGTAGAATGGTGATTGATCGCAATGGAACAAAATGGATGACGACAAATCGAGATGGAGTTATAGCATTTAATGAAAGTAATAATACATTTAAGAAAATTACTTTTGGACCAGATACGGGTAATTTGCCCATTTCGGATGTGCGAGCTGTAGCCGTTGACAATAGAAACCAACTTTGGATAGGAACGACAAAAGGACTTCGGGTATTATCTAATGTAGGTAATTTTCAAACCGACAATCAATTGACAACCAATTCCATTATTATATTGGATAATAACCTTGCTCAAGAATTGTTGTATGAGCAGTTTATAACTGATATTGTAGTAGATGGCGCTAATAATAAATGGATAGGAACTGCAGATTCGGGTGTGTTTATGGTGTCGCCAAATGGTCAAGAAACCAAATATCATTTTACCATAAACAACTCACCATTACCAAGCAATGTGATTAATGATATTGATATAAATAGTGCAACAGGTGAAGTTTTTATAGCTACAGCCAAAGGATTGGTTTCTTTTAAAGGAGTTTCTACTGCTGCAAATGAAGATTTGACACAAGCGTATGTGTACCCCAATCCAGTTCGGCCAGAATATCAAGGAACAGTAAAAATTGCAGGTTTGCTTAATAAAGCAAATATTAAAATCACTGATATAGAAGGCAATCTTGTTTATGAAACTACTTCAGAAGGGGGTACGATTGAATGGGATACCACTGCATTTGGAAAATATAAAGTAGCTTCGGGTGTGTATATGATTTTTATTTCGGCACAAGACGGGGTAGAAACCAAAGTGAAGAAAGTAATGATAATCAGATAA